The Comamonas endophytica sequence TTCTCATTGCCACCGATGGCTCGCCGCTGTCCGAACAGGCGGTGGAAAGCGGGCTCTCGCTGGCGGCGCTGTGCAAGGCCAGCGTCGTCGTCGTCAAGGTGGTGCCGCTGTATACGCGCAGTTTCCTTGAGGGCGGCGACTACACCAGCCTCGAGGACGTGAAGCGCATCGAGGACCAGTGGGTGCACAGCGCGCAACAGTCGCTCAACGACATCCAGGCCACGGGCGAGGCCCGCGGCGTGGTGGTGACGACCAGCGTGATGAAATCCGACCTGGTAGCCGAGACGCTGATCGACGTGGCCAAGGAGCACGCCTGCGACCTGATCGTCATGGCCTCGCACGGCCGCAAGGGCCTCAAGCGCCTGCTGCTGGGCAGCGAGACCCAGCATGTACTGACGCATTCGACGGTTCCCGTGCTGGTCCTGCGCTGAACGCAGCGATCAGGCGCCGAACAGCTCCTGGTACTGCGCGCGCAGCAGATTCTTCTGCACCTTGCCCATGGTGTTGCGCGGCAGCTCCGGCACGACGAAGCAGCGCTTGGGAATCTTGAAGTTCGCCAACTGCCCCTTGAGCGCATCGAGCAGCGCCTGGGGCTGCACTTCGGCGCCGGACTTGGGCACCACCACCGCCACCCCGACCTCGCCGAAGTCCGGATGCGGCACACCGACCAGCGCGCTTTCGGCCACGCCGGCCATTTCGTTGATGAAGCTCTCGACTTCGGCGGGATAGACGTTGTAGCCACCGGAGATGATCAGGTCCTTGCTGCGCCCGACGATGCTCAGATAGCCCAGCGCATCGAAGCGGCCCACGTCGCCGGTCTTGAACCAGCCATCGGCGGTGAATTCCTCGGCGGTCTTCTCGGGCATGCGCCAGTAGCCGCTGAAGACATTGGGCCCGCGCACCTGGATATTGCCGATCTCATCGACGGCTGCGGCCTGCCCCGCATCGGTGAGCACGCGTACCTGCACGCCCGGCAGCGCGAAGCCCACGGTGCCGGGACGGCGCTCGCCCGCCTCGGCGGCGCAGGGGTTGGAAGTCAGCATGATGGTCTCGCTCATGCCGTAGCGCTCGAGAATGGTGTGGCCGGTGCGCTGCTGCCAGGCCTGGTGGGTTTCGGGCAGCATCGGCGCCGAACCCGAGATGAACAGCCGCATGTGCTGCGTGGCTTCGCGCGTCAGGCGCGCGTCGGCCAGCATGCGCACATAGAGCGTGGGCACGCCCATGAACACGGTGGCGTCGCGCATGCGCGCGATCACCGCCGCGGGATCGAACTTCGCGAACCAGATCATCTTGCTGCCGTTGAGCAGCGCGCCATGGATGGCGACGAACAGCCCATGCACGTGGAAGATCGGCAGCGCGTGGATCAGCACGTCGCCCGGGCGCCAGCCCCAGTAGTCCTTGAGCACCTGCGCGTTGCTCAGCAGGTTGCCGTGCGAGAGCATCGCGCCCTTGCTGCGGCCCGTGGTGCCGCTGGTGTAGAGGATGGCGGCGAGGTCATCGGCCGTGCTGGCCGCGGGCGCGTGCGCATCGCTGTGGTGCGCGGCGCGCTCGAGCAGGCTGCCGCTGGTGTCCTCGCCCAGCGTGAACACCGCGTGCGTTCCGGCCTTGAAGGCGATCTTCGAGACCCAGCCGAAGTTGGCTGGCGCGCAGACCACCACCGCAGGCTCGGCATTGGCGATGAAATACTCGATCTCTGCGCTCTGGTAGGCGGTGTTGAGCGGCAGGAACACATGGCCGGCGCGCAGCGTCGCGAGGTACAGCAGCAGTGCCTCGACCGACTTCTCGACCTGCACCGCGATGCGGCTGCGCGGCGGCAGCTGCAGCGAATCGAGCAGATTGGCGATGCGCGCGCTGGCCTGCTCGAGATCGCGCCAGCTGTAGTGGCGGCTTTGGCCATCGGCAGCGATGGCTTCGATGGCCGTGGCATCGAGGTCCGCGGGAAACGCGGCACGCAAGGCGGTGAACAGATTGTCGTCGGAAGGCATGGGAATCCAAGTTTGCTGAAGTTTCAAAAGACCGGGGCGCGCTTGGCCAGGAAGGCGGCAATGCCCTCGCGGTGCTCGGCCCCATCGGCATAGGCATAGATATCTTCGCCGGGCAGGCCGTGCCGGCCCTGCCCGGCGAGCTGCTGCGCCGCGGCCAGGGGCGCGGCCAGCAGCGCGCGCAGGATCTGCTTGTTGCGCCGCGCGGCTTGCGGCGCCAGCGCCGC is a genomic window containing:
- a CDS encoding universal stress protein; protein product: MYQRILIATDGSPLSEQAVESGLSLAALCKASVVVVKVVPLYTRSFLEGGDYTSLEDVKRIEDQWVHSAQQSLNDIQATGEARGVVVTTSVMKSDLVAETLIDVAKEHACDLIVMASHGRKGLKRLLLGSETQHVLTHSTVPVLVLR
- a CDS encoding malonate--CoA ligase, encoding MPSDDNLFTALRAAFPADLDATAIEAIAADGQSRHYSWRDLEQASARIANLLDSLQLPPRSRIAVQVEKSVEALLLYLATLRAGHVFLPLNTAYQSAEIEYFIANAEPAVVVCAPANFGWVSKIAFKAGTHAVFTLGEDTSGSLLERAAHHSDAHAPAASTADDLAAILYTSGTTGRSKGAMLSHGNLLSNAQVLKDYWGWRPGDVLIHALPIFHVHGLFVAIHGALLNGSKMIWFAKFDPAAVIARMRDATVFMGVPTLYVRMLADARLTREATQHMRLFISGSAPMLPETHQAWQQRTGHTILERYGMSETIMLTSNPCAAEAGERRPGTVGFALPGVQVRVLTDAGQAAAVDEIGNIQVRGPNVFSGYWRMPEKTAEEFTADGWFKTGDVGRFDALGYLSIVGRSKDLIISGGYNVYPAEVESFINEMAGVAESALVGVPHPDFGEVGVAVVVPKSGAEVQPQALLDALKGQLANFKIPKRCFVVPELPRNTMGKVQKNLLRAQYQELFGA